A window from Bufo bufo chromosome 1, aBufBuf1.1, whole genome shotgun sequence encodes these proteins:
- the LOC120986050 gene encoding uncharacterized protein LOC120986050, producing MDSWSASERSVTPECASMIIRRQQKLFDLKSTYICFIGSLTFLPVCHFASLEVTGQLHKDVLLPCTVTYKEQFDYRHIVIHWQRLENDDVVDSFYYGSSQPAYQADSYRGRTEMFYDLLPSGNLSLLLKNLLMSDAGSYACHSQLKSSGFTMQYVILRVEERSDDQIEEYKFLSEPRIGIFLISVAFILGFGLLLFVKLRQTRNGKIKS from the exons attatcAGAAGACAACAGAAATTATTTGATCTTAAAAGTACATATATCTGTTTTATTGGTTCTCTCACATTCTTGCCAG TGTGCCACTTTGCATCCTTAGAAGTTACAGGACAGCTGCATAAAGATGTTCTCCTGCCATGTACAGTCACCTACAAGGAGCAGTTTGATTACAGGCACATTGTAATTCACTGGCAGCGATTAGAAAATGATGATGTGGTCGATAGTTTCTATTATGGCTCGAGCCAGCCTGCTTATCAAGCCGATTCCTATCGAGGTAGAACAGAGATGTTTTATGACTTATTGCCTTCGGGTAATTTGTCGTTGCTTTTGAAGAACCTGCTCATGTCAGATGCTGGATCTTACGCTTGTCACAGCCAACTAAAGTCTTCAGGATTCACCATGCAATATGTGATCCTTAGAGTTGAAG agAGAAGTGATGACCAGATTGAAGAATATAAGTTTCTATCTGAACCAAGAATTGGCATTTTTCTCATCAGTGTGGCTTTCATTTTGGGCTTTGGTCTCCTGCTATTTGTTAAACTGAGACAAACaagaaatggaaaaataaaaagctgA